Proteins co-encoded in one Gadus morhua chromosome 6, gadMor3.0, whole genome shotgun sequence genomic window:
- the LOC115545513 gene encoding gasdermin-E isoform X1 — translation MFAKATAKFVEEVDRSLKPASSCNNSIKLLSIVMEQKGRWLFQKTKYSNTPFTLDEMLQGDTVELPDVTVTDCSQYTERGSAKNQASIEATLHPDVAQFTMAHDSTSEHNNSFGVLKKEDLDLQKLHEVFKDRLIDMDHILFKQVKKERAWTVSGLVTQRIVTTQISTISQSDQQANTIGGKIGHVITKIGINVNAEISRGRSSYLTIQPNTTIAYQKQELSVQPNGVFDLNTFFFGYPCDERNMCNESPVCMVPGSTWLTKEVAELSPNFELLSGLKASARASLLQHLVSAMKQCGGVHLLEGVLSQMLDGELPSVVRVEVEAQREALQGILDVLSDTGLETEDPSSPLGAFHLVTSALAEMPDDGLAVLVSRCTPPDPQMLSSLELLMQCVIENGEMSLSSDDLAPLTGETFQLTEELFDSCGVGLQRDGDVLRTELSDCYEPQPLVLCIAIKGLASLARC, via the exons ATGTTTGCAAAAGCTACTGCAAAATTTGTAGAGGAAGTGGATCGAAGTCTGAAACCAGCATCGAGTTGCAATAACTCAATTAAGTTGTTGTCAATCGTGATGGAGCAAAAGGGTCGCTGGCTGTTTCAGAAAACCAAATATTCTAACACTCCTTTTACCCTTGATGAAATGTTACAGGGTGACACCGTGGAACTTCCAG ACGTCACAGTGACGGACTGCTCGCAGTACACTGAACGTGGGAGTGCCAAAAACCAGGCAAGCATCGAGGCTACCTTGCATCCTGACGTTGCTCAATTTACCATGGCACATGACAGCACTTCAGAGCACAACAATTCCTTTGGTGTCTTGAAGAAAGAAGATCTAGATTTGCAGAAGCTACATGAAGTTTTCAAAGACAG GCTCATCGACATGGATCACATCCTGTTCAAGCAGGTTAAAAAAGAGAGAGCTTGGACTGTTTCCGGACTGGTGACGCAGAGGATTGTGACGACTCAGATATCCACAATTAGTCAGAGTGACCAACAGGCAAACACTATAGGAGGCAAGATTGGGCACGTGATCACTAAG aTTGGCATAAATGTGAATGCAGAGATATCCAGAGGAAGATCTTCATACCTGACTATACAACCAAACACGACCATTGCTTACCAGAAACAAGAACTAAGTGTGCAACCAAACGGAGTCTTTG ACCTGAATACCTTTTTCTTTGGGTATCCCTGTGACGAACGCAATATGTGCAACGAGTCACCGGTGTGCATGGTGCCGGGCAGCACCTGGCTAACAAAGG AAGTTGCCGAGCTGAGTCCTAACTTTGAACTGCTTTCGGGTCTCAAAGCTTCAGCCAGGGCCTCTCTGCTCCAGCACCTCGTTTCAGCCATGAAGCAGTGCGGGGGGGTCCATCTACTGGAGGGGGTG ctAAGCCAGATGCTTGATGGCGAACTCCCCTCTGTGGTCCGTGTTGAGGTCGAGGCTCAGAGAGAGGCCCTCCAGGGCATACTGGATGTCCTGTCTGACACTGGACTGGAGACCGAGGACCCCAGCAGTCCTCTCGGTGCTTTTCACCTCGTTACCAGTGCCCTGGCTG AAATGCCGGATGACGGCCTTGCTGTCCTGGTGTCGAGATGCACTCCCCCAGATCCCCAGATGCTGAGCTCCCTGGAGCTGCTG ATGCAGTGTGTGATCGAGAATGGGGAGATGTCTCTGAGCAGTGATGACCTCGCTCCCCTGACCGGGGAGACCTTCCAGTTGACAGAGGAGCTCTTCGACTCCTGTGGAGTGGGTctgcagagagacggagacgtgCTGAGGACGGAGCTCAGCGATTGCTACGAGCCGCAGCCTCTCGTCCTTTGCATTGCCATCAAAGGCCTTGCTTCCCTAGCCCGGTGTTAA
- the LOC115545513 gene encoding uncharacterized protein LOC115545513 isoform X2 — MAHDSTSEHNNSFGVLKKEDLDLQKLHEVFKDRLIDMDHILFKQVKKERAWTVSGLVTQRIVTTQISTISQSDQQANTIGGKIGHVITKIGINVNAEISRGRSSYLTIQPNTTIAYQKQELSVQPNGVFDLNTFFFGYPCDERNMCNESPVCMVPGSTWLTKEVAELSPNFELLSGLKASARASLLQHLVSAMKQCGGVHLLEGVLSQMLDGELPSVVRVEVEAQREALQGILDVLSDTGLETEDPSSPLGAFHLVTSALAEMPDDGLAVLVSRCTPPDPQMLSSLELLMQCVIENGEMSLSSDDLAPLTGETFQLTEELFDSCGVGLQRDGDVLRTELSDCYEPQPLVLCIAIKGLASLARC; from the exons ATGGCACATGACAGCACTTCAGAGCACAACAATTCCTTTGGTGTCTTGAAGAAAGAAGATCTAGATTTGCAGAAGCTACATGAAGTTTTCAAAGACAG GCTCATCGACATGGATCACATCCTGTTCAAGCAGGTTAAAAAAGAGAGAGCTTGGACTGTTTCCGGACTGGTGACGCAGAGGATTGTGACGACTCAGATATCCACAATTAGTCAGAGTGACCAACAGGCAAACACTATAGGAGGCAAGATTGGGCACGTGATCACTAAG aTTGGCATAAATGTGAATGCAGAGATATCCAGAGGAAGATCTTCATACCTGACTATACAACCAAACACGACCATTGCTTACCAGAAACAAGAACTAAGTGTGCAACCAAACGGAGTCTTTG ACCTGAATACCTTTTTCTTTGGGTATCCCTGTGACGAACGCAATATGTGCAACGAGTCACCGGTGTGCATGGTGCCGGGCAGCACCTGGCTAACAAAGG AAGTTGCCGAGCTGAGTCCTAACTTTGAACTGCTTTCGGGTCTCAAAGCTTCAGCCAGGGCCTCTCTGCTCCAGCACCTCGTTTCAGCCATGAAGCAGTGCGGGGGGGTCCATCTACTGGAGGGGGTG ctAAGCCAGATGCTTGATGGCGAACTCCCCTCTGTGGTCCGTGTTGAGGTCGAGGCTCAGAGAGAGGCCCTCCAGGGCATACTGGATGTCCTGTCTGACACTGGACTGGAGACCGAGGACCCCAGCAGTCCTCTCGGTGCTTTTCACCTCGTTACCAGTGCCCTGGCTG AAATGCCGGATGACGGCCTTGCTGTCCTGGTGTCGAGATGCACTCCCCCAGATCCCCAGATGCTGAGCTCCCTGGAGCTGCTG ATGCAGTGTGTGATCGAGAATGGGGAGATGTCTCTGAGCAGTGATGACCTCGCTCCCCTGACCGGGGAGACCTTCCAGTTGACAGAGGAGCTCTTCGACTCCTGTGGAGTGGGTctgcagagagacggagacgtgCTGAGGACGGAGCTCAGCGATTGCTACGAGCCGCAGCCTCTCGTCCTTTGCATTGCCATCAAAGGCCTTGCTTCCCTAGCCCGGTGTTAA